In Poecilia reticulata strain Guanapo linkage group LG1, Guppy_female_1.0+MT, whole genome shotgun sequence, one genomic interval encodes:
- the LOC103467691 gene encoding N-acetylmuramoyl-L-alanine amidase-like, which translates to MLTTRKCNMIFFRFTFLVLALNFLTVYNRPAGVHLRNMESFIQAVQQVEDSNAGLLPLALVRALRRTAGHDDLMTVHFLGASHNLSDTDGLEGSILNATSFSFFDKAIHHIVTDNGEERGVVLAPDGTTVALAPLLLGIESGLKAKMEGTEAVGIFPLSLGRTLGLSLLSLQDIPPSMRLGPNGCWDNVEQPKVFKLSRPATLATDAVINGGMDGVILGNHLSKLPATEQPQALSEILRGYYNFTLTEKQGIDAVTNYISPKRRQLSRQLLEPLDLHAEVMTTLTLVWKLEDTEWIALDSGLGNAVQDGLKTFMHRYLDCPQIIPRCQWGAKASRDTPIPLSLPLRFLYVHHTYEPSAPCLSFSSCSRNMRSMQRFHQEDRGWNDIAYSFVVGSDGYIYEGRGWNHVGRHTRGHNALGYGVSIIGNYTAALPSRHAMDLLRNHLALCAVNGGGLTGNYTIQGHRQVVNYTACPGDALFSEIRSWEHFRE; encoded by the exons ATGCTAACAACCAGGAAATgcaacatgattttttttcgatttacatttttggttctTGCTTTAAACTTCTTAACTGTCTACAACAGGCCAGCAG GCGTCCACTTGCGTAACATGGAGAGCTTCATCCAAGCTGTGCAGCAGGTTGAAGACTCCAACGCTGGCCTGTTGCCCCTGGCTCTGGTTCGGGCTTTGCGGAGGACGGCTGGCCATGACGATCTGATGACCGTCCATTTCTTAGGCGCGTCGCACAATCTCAGTGACACAGATGGTTTGGAGGGATCGATCCTAAATGCAACATCCTTCAGCTTTTTTGATAAGGCCATCCACCACATTGTGACTGACAACGGTGAGGAGCGCGGAGTGGTCCTCGCTCCAGACGGCACCACGGTTGCTCTTGCACCCCTACTATTAGGAATTGAATCAGGACTGAAAGCCAAGATGGAGGGAACAGAAGCTGTTGGGATCTTTCCTCTGTCCCTCGGTCGGACGTTGGGCCTGTCGCTGCTAAGCCTCCAGGACATCCCACCATCCATGCGTCTGGGTCCCAATGGGTGCTGGGACAACGTGGAGCAGCCAAAGGTGTTTAAGTTATCTCGGCCTGCCACTCTGGCCACAGATGCTGTTATAAACGGTGGCATGGATGGAGTTATACTGGGCAATCACCTCAGCAAGTTACCAGCGACTGAGCAGCCTCAGGCCCTCAGTGAGATCTTAAGAGGATACTATAATTTCACTCTGACTGAGAAACAAGGCATTGATGCTGTGACAAACTACATCAGCCCAAAGAGGAGGCAACTTTCAAGGCAACTTCTGGAGCCACTTGATCTTCACGCTGAAGTGATGACGACACTAACATTGGTCTGGAAGCTGGAGGACACAGAATGGATTGCTCTGGACTCTGGTTTGGGAAACGCGGTGCAGGatggattaaaaacatttatgcacAGATACCTGG ATTGCCCTCAGATCATCCCTCGCTGCCAGTGGGGTGCGAAAGCTTCACGGGATACACCGATTCCACTCTCCCTCCCACTCAGGTTTCTCTATGTTCACCACACTTACGAGCCGTCGGCGCCTTGTTTGTCCTTCTCAAGCTGCTCCCGTAACATGAGGTCCATGCAGCGTTTTCACCAAGAAGATCGTGGATGGAATGACATTGCATATAG CTTCGTGGTCGGATCTGACGGTTACATCTATGAAGGACGGGGTTGGAACCACGTGGGCAGACACACCAGGGGGCACAACGCCTTGGGCTACGGCGTGTCAATCATCGGAAACTACACGGCCGCACTGCCTTCTCGCCACGCCATGGACCTGCTGCGTAACCACCTGGCACTCTGTGCTGTGAATGGAGGAGGGCTGACAGGAAACTACACCATCCAAGGCCACAGGCAGGTGGTGAACTACACCGCCTGTCCTGGAGACGCCTTGTTTTCAGAAATAAGAAGCTGGGAACATTTTAGAGAATGA